The genomic window TTTCTCTCTCGCCTCAGTTTATCCTCAAGTATCCCGGAGAATGTTGGCTGCAACCGGCACTTTTAATGACTTTGCTTTATCGCTTTGACCCGGCGGGAATCACCACAGAGCAACCAGAGAGAGTCATGGCCAATGGACAGTGCTTTTTATGTAGGCGGTCTGTATTGGCTGCTGTAGGTGGTTATAGCAGTGCTAGCAGTTCTTTTTGTGATGATGTGACCTTAGCACGCTACATTGCCGCTCAAGGCTTTAAGGTAGGCTTTTTAGATGGTGCAAAGGTTTTCAAAGTCAGGATGTATGAGGGAGCGTTAGAAACTTGGAAGGAATGGGGGCGAAGTCTCGACCTCAAAGATGCTTCACCTACTGCTCAAGTTTGGGGAGACTTATGGTTGTTGTCGTCAGTTCAGGGTTTACCCCTATTAATTTTATTGGGTTACTTCTTACTTGGGTTACTGCTTCCCCTAGCTGGGACATTGCCTTTACTGTGCCTATTGGGATTGAATTTATTCTTGGTGGTGATTCGCTTTGCCATGTTACTAGCGATCGCACCTTCTTATGATTTTAAAAATGCTCAAGGTGGCTGGCTATTTTGGCTTTCTCCCTTAGCTGATCCCTTAGCAGTGCTGCGAATTTTCTTATCTGCGTTGCGCCAGCCTAAAGAGTGGCGGGGTAGGAAATACGGTGAGTAGTGGTGAGTGCTGAGTTATGAGTGCTGAGTGCTGAGTGCTGTTAGCGGTAGCGCGGCGTTTAGCCGGTGCTGAGTGCTGAGTCATGAGTTTAAATAATTGGGCATCATGTTTTCTGACTTTTCACATTATGTGGAAAGTCATATCAGGTTTTGTGCCACCGGGTTTCAGCAGTATTTGTATGCACAGGATGTAGCAGTTTAACAATTTATAATCTCTCCAAAGCAAGATTATAAAAATAAAAATATCAGTATTTATATAAATATAGAGAGCGCAATTTTTTGCCAAAAATATCTAAAATTTCACAATCTTAAAGTGAGTTTTTTAGTCTATGGTTGACTAAAATTAAAACATTAAGATTATTTTTAGCTGTTTACCCAAATAAAAAAAATGAGGTTTAGAGATTGGGCAACTAGGGTAATATTAATTTCTCTAGTGTTTTTAGCCTTGAGTGTGGCACTGTTGATTGGGGAAGCAAATAAACTAAAAACGAATACAACAACATCAGAGCCGGCAGCGATCGCCTGGAGTCCATACCCCCAAGCCAAATTACAATCTGATCAGATCATACAGGAAAAATCTCAAAATCTGCTCAAATCTCCTAAAAATAATGGTCAGAGTAGATTTAGATATCACACCACAGAGGCTTTTAGCAAATATAAGCCTCGATATTTAGTGGCGGCGGTGCATCCTAGCAATTATGGAGAAAGGTATATTCAAGATGCTAATGGCGTACCTTTAAATAATCAGCCAATTATTGTTATTCACGAAACTAGTAATAGCGCATCCAGCGCGGTAAATTTTTTTCAAACACCCCATGAAGATGAAAATATGCAAGCGAGTTACCACGCCATCATTACATTAGATGGAAGTGTGATTTATCTTGTCCCTCCCCAATATCGAGCTTTTGGTGCAGGTAACTCCGTTTTTGAGGGGTTAGATGGGGCTGAAACCGTCGAGACTAACGCTAATTTACCGCCATCTGTGAATAATTTTGCTTACCATGTGTCCTTAGAAACACCACCAGACGGCCGCGGGAATAATTTCTTAAAATCTCATAGTGGCTATACAGAAGCCCAATATCATTCTTTAGCTTGGTTAATTGCTCAAAGTCAAGTTCCAGGCGATCGCATCACTACCCATAAAGCCGTAGACCGTTCTGGAGAAAGAGTTGACCCTTTAAGTTTTGATTTTGATAAGTTTAGGGGTTTACTCGATACCTATCGTCAGGTTAATCCAGTCTATTCAGCATTGCCACAATAGTAGCCAAAGGCACTTCAGCAAAATACTGCTGCTGAAATTGTTCTTCGCTGATGGCGGCTAAAAACTGTGCAACTGCTACATCACCCTGGGTTTCAGAGACAGTGCTGGGATTCCAACTGACTTGCAAATCACGGTCTTGTCTTGTAACAGTGAATCCCCAATATTTTAAAGCTTTAATTCCCAAAAATAAGGCGCGATCGCTTATTCCCAATTTCTCTAAAATTTGTACACGGGTAACTACTTGATTTGTCCGACTGAGGTATTTAGCAATACCAACTAAAGTCAGCCAAATTTCCTTGGGTGGTTGAGGATTAGGTTTAGACCAAGCGATCGCTAATTGTTGATTATTATATAGACATCGCCGCCACCAAGCGCGTAAATCATCCCAATGAGTAGGGCATTCTTCTAGGATGAGGGATTGGGTACTAGGGACTGGTGAGTGGTGACTGGGGAGGTTGCGCCAATCTAGGATATGTGCGAAGTGTTGGGTGTTGAGTTCTGAATTTTCACTGGGACGGACGGCGATTAATCTGATTTCATAGCGTTTTTTATAGGTGTTGTAGTCTAATTCTGCAATGCAATCACACTTACCTAGAGGTAATTCTTCTTTGTAGTGTCCCCACCAAATCCCAGGAAAGGGATTTTTAGTAGAATCATCATGAATATTAAAATCAGTCTTAATGTACTGTACTTTTTTCCCTTGCCAATCTTGCTGATTACGATGCCAAGCATTCTCAAACCAGCAGTTTTGAATGAATAATTTGGGTACAGGATTGCCCATCCCACAAGGTTCTAGCAGTTTCAGTTCTAAAAATAACTCTTTACCTAAATCGGCTACCGTGACTACTATATCTGCTTTGACTGTGGGAGTGAGGTTAATACCACCCAAAGATTGCCGCAATTGCTGATTAATTGCATCCCTAAATAAAGGGATATTCTCTACTGGTAAACTCAAACCAGCCGCATAGGGATGTCCGCCAAAGCGATGCAATAAATAAGCTTGGTCTTTCACCAACTGGTATAAATCGACGGAGTTTATCGAACGGGCAGAGCCTCTTGCTAGGGGAGTGGGGGTAGAATTTTCAATAGTCCCTTCTGTACTTAACAAAATCGTCGGGCGACCGGTTTCTTGGGCGACTTGTCCGGCGACTAAGCCTAAAACACCCGCCGGCCATTGGGGGTCTTCTAGGACAATCACGCTAGTAGTTGAAAGGTCTAATTGGGTGAGTTTTTGGGTTACTTGGGCTTGTACGTCTTTTTGTAGAGATTTACGTCTAGTATTAGCTAGTTCTGTAACTTCTGCTAATTCGTTGCAGTGTTTTACATCCCGACTGGTGAGTAATTCCACGCAGAAACTAGCATCGCCTTGGATGCGACTAACAGCGTTGATGCGGGGGCCTAAACCAAAGGAAATATCTGTGGGGCGATCGCCATTTTTCTGGCACAATTCCAATAATCTTCCTACTCCTGGTCTACGGCGCATCGCTGGTGGTTGTTGCAAATCAGCTTGCAGTCTTTGAATACCCAACTGTGCTAAATATCGACAATCACCAGTTAACTGGACTAAATCGGCAATTAACCCGACTGCAACTAAATCTAATAAGTTCTCTAATGGGTCTTGGGGAATACTAGGTAATTTTTGATATAGGGCTTCAACTAACTTATAAGCCACCGCCACCCCAGACAGATGAAACAATTGATGATCCTGCGGTAAATAGCGAGGATTAATAATTGCTGTAACTGGTGGACGTTCTGCGGGTAAAGTATGGTGGTCTGTCACTATCACATCTATACCTAATTTTTGGGCATAGATAATTTCATCAATATTTGTACTGCCAGTATCGCAAGTAACTATTAATTTACAACCTTGTTTTGCTAAATTATCTATTCCTGGTTCATTTAAACCGTGGGATTCTTTTAAGCGATTGGGAATGTAATAAGTTAACTGTTGATGTTGAATGAAAAATTGTCCTAAACCATCCCAAAGTACAGATGTAGAAGTGATACCATCCGCGTCAAAGTCTCCCCAAATGGCTATTTTCTCACCTGCATTCCGTGCCTGTTGCAAGCGTGCTATTGCTAGTTGCATTTCTTGCTCAAACTCAAATGGGCTAGCTGGTTGATATATTTTATGGTTAATAAAAGCTGCTAATTGTGATTTATCTTTAATGCCCCGTTGCCAGAATAATTGGGCTGCAAATAATCCACTTGATGCAGGCGTATGCTGTTTTACTAATTGGATAAACCACTCTGGGGGTTGTTCAGGCGTTGTTAAAATCCACTGCATTAAATTCATTCAAAATTAAAATCAAGTTCGTAGTAAGGACTTTAGTCCTTATTTTTGTTTATAGCGGTTCTCGCTTTAGTGAGGTACAAGAACCCCACCCCCAACCCCCTCCCCGCAAGCAAGGAGGGGGCTATGATATACCTCATGTGATTAGGAAACGCTGTATAGCTTATGCTTCTATCTGATAACTGATGATGCCTATTTCCCATTAAATTGATACTTCTTGAATATTAGCGAGATTTGGTAAAGAGTTTTGAGTATTTGCTTCTTCAGTAGTAGGAATACGATCGCACTTCATGGCAAACTGACAATAATCACAGGCTTTGTTCCCTGCCAAAACTTGGGGAAATGGCTGGTTTTGTTGATAAAGTGCTAACCAATTAGTTAATTTATTTAACAACTGATGAAGTTTTTTAGCTGTTTTTTCGTGTTCGCTAGTGCTGTAAGTAAATTTAAGATTTTGCGGTTTACCTTCAGACTGGATAAACCAATAAGTCATGGAAATATTTTCTGGCAAGTAGGTACTAGTTTCTGCTAAGACATACATATATAAGCGTGTTTGCCAATTTTGGGCTAACTTGCGTTTATCTGGTGGTTTGGGATAAGTTTTCCAATCTAAGATTTGGGCTTGTTGGGAATCGCCTATGAGTAAATCATAAATAACTGTCAGCAAATAATCTTGCACTTGCAGGGTGCGGTAATGTTCACTTTCACGGAAAGTTTGCTCATCTGTTGTAGGTTGAATAATCTCTGGTGCTGCATCCGCAAAAGCAGACATCCAACTTTGTAGTTTTGTATCTGTCGCTAAAAGATGATGAATTGGTAAACCCATTTCTCGCTGCTGCATCAGCAAGTGAAAGCGACTACCTAAAGTCTGGCGTTCTTCCTGTTCAGGATCTAAAGGCGAGTTGAGTTGTTCTAAATAAGTGTGCTGGAATTTACGCGGACAAATCTCCAGTAAATTGAGATGTCCTTGAGACAGCCTTAATAGTTGAGTAGGAGTGATCAGCATTCTCCATTAGGGGTGTAGGGGTGTAGGGGTGTAGGGGTGTAGGGGTGTAGGGGTGTAGGGGTGTAGGGGTGTAGGGGTGTAGGGGTGTAGGGGTGTAGGGGTGTAGGGGTGTAGGGGTGTAGGGGTGTAGGGGTGTAGGGGTTTAGGGGTGTAGGGGTGTAGGGGTTTAGGGGTGTAGGGGTTTATGGGAGAAAACTCGCACTCGAAGTCGTAGTGCAGATTGAACTATCTAGTCAAAAACTTTTCCCTTACACCCCCACACCCTTACACCCCTACACCCCTATCCATGAGAAAAGGGGAAAGAATGAGTCTAACTTGTTCACTTCATCCTTTCCCCTTTTTATGTACCTGATGCTTATTTAATGTTAGCCCGTGCATCCCTCACTGCGGCAACAAAAAATAATCCTGTCAGAGGAATACTCAAAGCTAAGATAATTGAAGTGATTTGGACACCTAAATCTGGCTGTCCCGAACTTAATTCAAACACTGAACCAACAGCCGCGATCGCTGTTACACAAGAGCTTCCTAGAAAAAAACCGCTTTTTGGAGTTAAATACACTACTAGACCACCCTACCCTACTGGTTTGACTGCTTGATATGAGAAGCCATTCTTAGATAACTCCTGCGCCAAAGTCAAGGAGTTTTCCACACGATCTACAAACACTACGCCATTGAGGTGATCCATCTCATGCTGAATGCAGCGTCCGAGTAAGTCAGTTGCTTTCAGGGTTTGGGGACGGCCATTTTCATCTTTATAAGCCACTTCCACCACTTCGGGACGCTTTACATCTAGATATACGCCAGGAATGCTTAAACACCCTTCTTGAGCCATAGAAACGTCGCGGCTGACTTGTTTGATGCTGGGGTTAATCAATATCAGTGGTGGATTTTCAGGGTTATCGGGTTCGCAGTCGATCACGATCAGTTGTTTATGAACTCCTACTTGGGGTGCAGCCAAACCTATCCCATCACTGCTGTACATGGTTTGTAGCATTTCGCGGATCAGTTGACGAATTTCATCATCTATTTTGGTGATACGTTTGGCAGGTTGACGCAAGACGCGATCGCCTAGATAGTGAAGTTGCAAAGGTGGGTTTTTTAACTTTTTTTTCTCAACAGCAATTTCAGAAGGCATGACTCTCGATGGCTAGATTGTGAAAATTCCAATTAATTTAATTCTATCAATCTAGTTAGTGGTCAGCTTGACTGGGAGCATCTTAAATGTCTGATTTTTCAACGCAGAGGCTCGCTGAGGTTCACGCAGAGGGGTATGAGGGTTTAATACAAGCTTCGTGTATAAAAGGTAGTGTTGTCCTGCATGAAGCTAATTGGGGTGATCTATGTTTAAATTTCTGACAAAACTTGACTACCTGCTGAAAGAAACTTTCCTGGGGTTGCTGCGCGGCGGTTGGATGAATTGGGCGGCTGTTAGTACGGTGACTGTATTATTATTTTTGTTTGGGTTGAGTTTGCAAACTTCTTGGCAAGTGGAAAAACTCCTCAACCAATTTGGTAGTCAGCTAGAGGTATCAGTTTATCTGGATTCTGGTACACGCGCTCGAAGTATTGAAACACTGGTGGTGCAAATGCCAGATGTGGTAAATGTACAAACTATTACCAAAGAGCAAGCTTGGAATAAGTTAGTCAAGGAACTGGGGATTTCTGATATTGATGGTGCGACGCAACAACTAGGCGAAAATCCTTTAGTTGATGAGATGAAGGTGAAAGCACGTAACCCTGAAGTTGTCCCTAATTTAGCTACGCAACTGGCTAAGTTACAGGGGGTGGAAACGGTGCAATATATCGATGAGGCGGTGAAACGTATTGCTCAGTTGCACCGGGGGTTAAATTGGGTGACTTTGACCATTACAAGTATTTTGACATTAACTGCGATCGCAGTCACCACTACTACCATCCGTCTGATTGTCTTAGCGCGTCGCCAGGAAATTGAAATTATGCAGCTAGTGGGTGCAACGGCGGCGTGGATTTACCTACCATTTATTTTACAAGGAATTGCCTTTGGTTTAGTCGGTGGTGCGATCGCTTGGAGTTTCATTTCTGTCATCCAACAGTTCATCAGTCAGTTACTTACCAATCAACCAGAATTTATTCAATTTATTACTAACGGTTTACAACTAACTCCGGCGCAAATTTTACTTTTACCTTTAATTCTGTTAAGTTTTGGTGCATCTGTCGGATTAATAGGAAGTTTATTTGCTGTCAGACGTTTTGCTAGAAGTTAATTCTTCTAAGTATTTATCAAATATTTTGATAAAATTCATTCCCCGCTTCAACTGATTCTGAAATTAAAACGCACCGCTCTAGCAAAGCAATATCTAAATGTGGTAACACTTCACTTCTAGTTATGGCTTCATAACCATAAGTATCAGTAAAAATGTTGGCTTGTTCATCTTGAGCATCGTCTCGCAGATGGTAAAGCTTAAGTTTGTCAAGCTGCCAAAAGCAAACCTCTGAAACGCCTAAGCGTCGGTAAGTTTCCAGCTTACTTATGCTGCCACTAGTAACAACTACTTCTATCACTAAATCGGGAACTTCCTTTTCTTCTCCTATGCAGTAACATTCGTCTGGTTCTGCGCCTGCTTTTTTGGCTTGATTTTTAAAGGTTGTACTTCCCAAAGGAAAATGTTTAATCTGTTTTTTCCATAAGTAAAGCCATATCAGGGATGCCAACCTGGTTTTTACTGATTCATGTTTTCTTGATGGCGACACAATTTCTAATATTCCATCTAGATAAGTAACATGGTAGTGGGAGTTATCCTCTAGTTTGGCTAATAGTGCCTCATAAAATTCCCAACTTACCCCACTACTGATAAATCTTTCCTCTGGATCATCAACAAGACCCAGCCTTGACTCGTCAATTAGTTCTTTAAGGCTGCTAACCATCGTTCTGGAATTCCTTGTAAGCTATTTCGACTTTGCCAAATGTAATATATATTTTCACTCTTAATCAATGCAAAAAGCAAAGCTTAATTTCTACTCAAATACATTTATTCAAATATTATGTAAACTAGGCTGACCATTCTGTACAGACTTCATTATCTTGCTGCCTATTTTTCTTAAAAATCACACACTATTACTCTAGTACGACACGAAATCCAATAACGGAAGCACAGTAATCAGCTTCTACCCAATCGCGGAATGCACTGCGACAGATTCCTGGTTTTCCGTCCCAAGAACCACCGCGCAACAGACAATTATTATTACCACTAATTAACCAAGCACTGCCATCAGTAGGTGCGCCGTTATAGTTATTATGCCAGTTATCCTGACACCACTCCCAAACATTGCCGTGCATATCGTATAAACCAAAACTGTTGGGTGGAAAACTGCCTACTGGTGTTGTTTCTTGCCGATATTTACCAATAGCTCCAAAAGCATAAGTAAAGTTACCGTTGTAGTTGGCTAAAGCCGTAGAAATTGTTCCACCAAAATGGAATGATGTAGTTGTTCCCGCACGACAGGCATATTCCCATTCAGCCTCACTAGGTAATCGATAGGTGCGTCCTGTCTTCTGGCTCAATTTTTTACAAAATTCTACGGCATCATACCAACTTACTCTTTCTACAGGTCGTTTCTCATCTTTGAAAGTAGAAGGATTATTACCCATAATTGCTTGATACTGCGCTTGGGTAATTTCATATTGACCTATGAAAAAACCAGGAATTGTTACCTGATGCTGTGGTTTCTCATTTAAACTTCCTTCCCCTAGTGGTGATCCTATTAGACATATTCCTCCTGGTATCTGTACCATTTCTAAAGTCAAAAAATTTCCTAGTTTTTCTACAAAT from Nostoc sp. UHCC 0870 includes these protein-coding regions:
- the cruG gene encoding 2'-O-glycosyltransferase CruG; the protein is MDNALIIESSVSLLFLLIQVPATAILLSRLVKGPRRNPPIQPQQPTPEILGSVSVVVPTLNEALRISPLLAGLSQQSYEVREIIVVDSKSQDGTPDLVKAAQQKDPRFRLINDDPLPANWVGRPWALHNGFLYSSEDSQWFLGMDADTQPHPSLVAGLVKTAVAQGYDLVSLSPQFILKYPGECWLQPALLMTLLYRFDPAGITTEQPERVMANGQCFLCRRSVLAAVGGYSSASSSFCDDVTLARYIAAQGFKVGFLDGAKVFKVRMYEGALETWKEWGRSLDLKDASPTAQVWGDLWLLSSVQGLPLLILLGYFLLGLLLPLAGTLPLLCLLGLNLFLVVIRFAMLLAIAPSYDFKNAQGGWLFWLSPLADPLAVLRIFLSALRQPKEWRGRKYGE
- a CDS encoding peptidoglycan recognition protein family protein, with the translated sequence MRFRDWATRVILISLVFLALSVALLIGEANKLKTNTTTSEPAAIAWSPYPQAKLQSDQIIQEKSQNLLKSPKNNGQSRFRYHTTEAFSKYKPRYLVAAVHPSNYGERYIQDANGVPLNNQPIIVIHETSNSASSAVNFFQTPHEDENMQASYHAIITLDGSVIYLVPPQYRAFGAGNSVFEGLDGAETVETNANLPPSVNNFAYHVSLETPPDGRGNNFLKSHSGYTEAQYHSLAWLIAQSQVPGDRITTHKAVDRSGERVDPLSFDFDKFRGLLDTYRQVNPVYSALPQ
- the recJ gene encoding single-stranded-DNA-specific exonuclease RecJ, producing the protein MQWILTTPEQPPEWFIQLVKQHTPASSGLFAAQLFWQRGIKDKSQLAAFINHKIYQPASPFEFEQEMQLAIARLQQARNAGEKIAIWGDFDADGITSTSVLWDGLGQFFIQHQQLTYYIPNRLKESHGLNEPGIDNLAKQGCKLIVTCDTGSTNIDEIIYAQKLGIDVIVTDHHTLPAERPPVTAIINPRYLPQDHQLFHLSGVAVAYKLVEALYQKLPSIPQDPLENLLDLVAVGLIADLVQLTGDCRYLAQLGIQRLQADLQQPPAMRRRPGVGRLLELCQKNGDRPTDISFGLGPRINAVSRIQGDASFCVELLTSRDVKHCNELAEVTELANTRRKSLQKDVQAQVTQKLTQLDLSTTSVIVLEDPQWPAGVLGLVAGQVAQETGRPTILLSTEGTIENSTPTPLARGSARSINSVDLYQLVKDQAYLLHRFGGHPYAAGLSLPVENIPLFRDAINQQLRQSLGGINLTPTVKADIVVTVADLGKELFLELKLLEPCGMGNPVPKLFIQNCWFENAWHRNQQDWQGKKVQYIKTDFNIHDDSTKNPFPGIWWGHYKEELPLGKCDCIAELDYNTYKKRYEIRLIAVRPSENSELNTQHFAHILDWRNLPSHHSPVPSTQSLILEECPTHWDDLRAWWRRCLYNNQQLAIAWSKPNPQPPKEIWLTLVGIAKYLSRTNQVVTRVQILEKLGISDRALFLGIKALKYWGFTVTRQDRDLQVSWNPSTVSETQGDVAVAQFLAAISEEQFQQQYFAEVPLATIVAMLNRLD
- a CDS encoding PD-(D/E)XK nuclease family protein, with protein sequence MLITPTQLLRLSQGHLNLLEICPRKFQHTYLEQLNSPLDPEQEERQTLGSRFHLLMQQREMGLPIHHLLATDTKLQSWMSAFADAAPEIIQPTTDEQTFRESEHYRTLQVQDYLLTVIYDLLIGDSQQAQILDWKTYPKPPDKRKLAQNWQTRLYMYVLAETSTYLPENISMTYWFIQSEGKPQNLKFTYSTSEHEKTAKKLHQLLNKLTNWLALYQQNQPFPQVLAGNKACDYCQFAMKCDRIPTTEEANTQNSLPNLANIQEVSI
- the def gene encoding peptide deformylase; amino-acid sequence: MPSEIAVEKKKLKNPPLQLHYLGDRVLRQPAKRITKIDDEIRQLIREMLQTMYSSDGIGLAAPQVGVHKQLIVIDCEPDNPENPPLILINPSIKQVSRDVSMAQEGCLSIPGVYLDVKRPEVVEVAYKDENGRPQTLKATDLLGRCIQHEMDHLNGVVFVDRVENSLTLAQELSKNGFSYQAVKPVG
- a CDS encoding cell division protein FtsX, with the protein product MFKFLTKLDYLLKETFLGLLRGGWMNWAAVSTVTVLLFLFGLSLQTSWQVEKLLNQFGSQLEVSVYLDSGTRARSIETLVVQMPDVVNVQTITKEQAWNKLVKELGISDIDGATQQLGENPLVDEMKVKARNPEVVPNLATQLAKLQGVETVQYIDEAVKRIAQLHRGLNWVTLTITSILTLTAIAVTTTTIRLIVLARRQEIEIMQLVGATAAWIYLPFILQGIAFGLVGGAIAWSFISVIQQFISQLLTNQPEFIQFITNGLQLTPAQILLLPLILLSFGASVGLIGSLFAVRRFARS
- a CDS encoding Uma2 family endonuclease, with translation MVSSLKELIDESRLGLVDDPEERFISSGVSWEFYEALLAKLEDNSHYHVTYLDGILEIVSPSRKHESVKTRLASLIWLYLWKKQIKHFPLGSTTFKNQAKKAGAEPDECYCIGEEKEVPDLVIEVVVTSGSISKLETYRRLGVSEVCFWQLDKLKLYHLRDDAQDEQANIFTDTYGYEAITRSEVLPHLDIALLERCVLISESVEAGNEFYQNI